The genomic window TGCTCCGCGATCTCGTCGTACGAGTGCCCGCTGATCTCGCGCAGCACCCAGCACTGGCGCTCCGTCGCGGGCAGGGAATCGAGGGCCCGGCCGAGGGCCGCGAGGCGGGCATCCCGCACCGCGCGCTCGTCGGGGCCGGCCTCGGGGGCCACCGGCTCGACCTCGGTCGGCTCGGTGCCGATCACGCCGTCCGTCGGGCGGCGCTTGCGCAGCCGGTCGGTGGCCTTGCGGCTCAGGATGCTCGTGAGCCAGCCGCGCACGGCAGCCGGGTCGCTCAGGGTGTCCAGTCGCTCCCACGCCGCGATGAGGGTCTCCTGCACCGCGTCGTCGGCGTCCGCCGCCGAGCCGGTGAGCCGGATCGCGAACGCGCGCAGGTACCCGCCGTGCCGTCGCACGAGCTCGCCGAACGCGACGGTGTCGCCGTCGGCGGCGCGTTGCGCGAGGGTCGCGTCGGGGGCGTCGGAGAGCCCGTTCCGGGGGACGGCTGCGCGCTCCGAACGCGGGGTCTCGGGTGATCGGGGTACCACGTGGCTCACCGTGTCGGCGGTTCCTGTGAGGGAGGTGTGCGCCGGGGCATCCTGCCGCGGATCCTGGCAATGGCCTGAGCGTGCGTGACGATCGCGGGGGTCGCCGCGTCTTCCTCTCGACCACCTCAGCGCGGGGAGACGCCCCGCCTCACCACATGAAGGAGCACCCCATGGCCCAGACCACCACGACCCCCGCCGTCAGCCAGGGCGGCCTGCAGGGCACGACCACGATCGTCGACCCGGTCGTCGCGAAGATCGCCGGCATCGCCGCGCGCGAGGTGCCCGGCGTGCACGCCCTCGGCGGCGGCGCGGCCCGGGC from Microcella daejeonensis includes these protein-coding regions:
- a CDS encoding RNA polymerase sigma factor; amino-acid sequence: MVPRSPETPRSERAAVPRNGLSDAPDATLAQRAADGDTVAFGELVRRHGGYLRAFAIRLTGSAADADDAVQETLIAAWERLDTLSDPAAVRGWLTSILSRKATDRLRKRRPTDGVIGTEPTEVEPVAPEAGPDERAVRDARLAALGRALDSLPATERQCWVLREISGHSYDEIAEQLGVSSSTVRGALARARTAVMAKMEEWR